The following are from one region of the Paenibacillus sp. KS-LC4 genome:
- a CDS encoding flotillin family protein produces the protein MPEFLLIPIIVVAVFVVLGLAFWARYRTVSPDEAMIVTGSFLGSRNVLMDDSGRRIKIVRGGGAFILPIFQKAEFLSLLSHKLDVSTPEVYTEQGVPVMADGVAIIKIGGIVEDVATAAEQFMGKPTEELKSEAQEVLEGHLRAILGSMTVEEVYRNRDRFAQEVQGVAAKDLKKMGLQIVSFTIKDLRDKHGYLDALGKPRIAAVKRDADIAQAEAVRDARIKKASAEEEGQKAELLRDTNIAEAEKMKELKIASFKKDQDTAKAEADQAYAIQEARAKQSVVEEQMKVELVRKEREIDLEGKEILRREKQYDAEVKKKADADRYAVEQAAEGEKSKRLREADALQYSIEAEAKAMAEQKRLDGLAVADAERAKGTAEAEVIRLRGLAEAEAKEKLAEAFEKFGEAAILDIIVKMLPELAGKVAEPIKGIDKLTVVDTGNGEGAMRLSNYVTSLMATAPEMLKSVAGIDVNALMKGLTTKNTSSAAPVLPAAPDKASSASDALLQLLSTKEAGQEDNS, from the coding sequence ATGCCTGAATTTTTGCTTATTCCAATCATTGTTGTTGCTGTATTCGTCGTACTTGGTCTCGCGTTCTGGGCGCGCTACAGAACGGTTAGCCCGGATGAGGCGATGATTGTAACCGGCTCATTTCTTGGAAGCCGCAATGTCTTGATGGATGATAGCGGTCGGCGTATTAAAATCGTCAGAGGCGGAGGAGCCTTTATACTGCCGATCTTCCAAAAGGCTGAATTTCTTTCCTTGCTCTCCCATAAGCTGGATGTTTCTACCCCAGAGGTGTATACGGAACAGGGCGTTCCGGTTATGGCTGATGGTGTTGCTATCATTAAAATTGGCGGAATCGTTGAGGATGTTGCAACTGCTGCCGAGCAATTTATGGGTAAGCCGACAGAAGAGCTTAAGAGCGAGGCGCAGGAAGTGCTGGAAGGACATTTACGGGCGATTCTTGGTTCAATGACGGTAGAGGAAGTGTACCGCAACCGCGATCGGTTTGCCCAAGAGGTGCAAGGTGTAGCAGCTAAAGATTTGAAAAAGATGGGTCTGCAAATTGTCTCCTTTACAATCAAAGATTTGCGCGACAAGCACGGGTATTTGGATGCGCTCGGCAAGCCTCGTATCGCGGCTGTGAAGCGGGATGCGGACATTGCACAAGCTGAAGCGGTGCGTGATGCAAGAATCAAGAAGGCGAGCGCTGAGGAGGAAGGACAGAAGGCTGAGCTGCTGAGGGATACGAATATCGCTGAAGCGGAGAAAATGAAAGAGCTCAAAATCGCGTCCTTCAAAAAGGATCAGGATACCGCGAAAGCGGAGGCGGATCAGGCTTATGCGATTCAAGAGGCTCGTGCAAAGCAAAGCGTAGTCGAAGAGCAAATGAAAGTTGAGCTCGTGCGTAAAGAGCGGGAGATTGACCTCGAAGGGAAAGAGATTTTACGCAGAGAGAAGCAATATGACGCCGAGGTGAAGAAAAAAGCGGATGCCGATCGTTATGCAGTCGAGCAGGCGGCAGAAGGGGAGAAATCCAAGCGACTGCGCGAGGCGGATGCGCTCCAGTACAGCATTGAAGCTGAAGCGAAGGCTATGGCTGAGCAGAAGCGGCTGGATGGCTTGGCCGTAGCGGATGCTGAGCGCGCCAAAGGTACGGCAGAAGCCGAAGTAATCAGGCTGCGCGGCTTAGCGGAAGCGGAGGCAAAGGAGAAGCTGGCAGAGGCGTTCGAGAAGTTCGGAGAGGCAGCGATTCTCGATATTATTGTGAAAATGCTGCCTGAGCTGGCAGGCAAGGTCGCTGAGCCAATCAAAGGCATTGATAAGCTGACGGTTGTCGATACAGGCAATGGCGAAGGGGCGATGCGTCTGAGCAACTACGTCACTTCCCTGATGGCAACAGCGCCAGAAATGCTGAAAAGTGTAGCAGGCATTGATGTTAATGCTTTAATGAAGGGTTTGACGACGAAAAATACATCATCCGCTGCTCCAGTGCTGCCTGCTGCTCCGGATAAAGCTTCCTCAGCGAGCGATGCCTTGCTTCAATTGCTGTCAACGAAGGAAGCTGGTCAAGAGGACAACAGCTAG
- the rpsD gene encoding 30S ribosomal protein S4: MSRYTGPKFKLSRRLGISLSGTGKDLKRPFPPGQHGPNQRKKLSGYGVQLQEKQKLRHMYGLNEKQFRNLFDKAAKLKGISGDNFLVLLESRLDNLVYRLGLSNSRAGARQLVSHGHITVNGKKVDIASYTVSINDVIGLRERSRGLKTIKEAIEGRHHLPNYLEFNDQALEGKYVRFPERAELTQEIDVKQIVEFYSR, from the coding sequence ATGTCACGTTATACAGGACCTAAATTTAAATTAAGCCGCCGCCTTGGTATTTCCCTGAGCGGAACGGGCAAAGATCTCAAACGTCCATTTCCACCAGGCCAACACGGCCCGAACCAACGCAAGAAACTGAGCGGCTACGGCGTTCAATTGCAAGAAAAACAAAAGCTGCGCCATATGTATGGTTTGAACGAGAAGCAATTCCGCAACTTGTTCGATAAAGCAGCTAAATTGAAAGGTATTTCCGGCGACAACTTCCTCGTGCTTTTGGAAAGCCGTCTGGATAACCTCGTTTACCGTCTTGGCCTGTCCAACTCGCGTGCTGGTGCACGCCAATTGGTATCTCACGGTCATATTACAGTTAACGGCAAAAAAGTCGACATCGCTTCTTACACTGTATCAATTAACGACGTAATCGGCCTGCGCGAGCGCAGCCGTGGTCTGAAAACGATCAAAGAAGCTATTGAAGGCCGTCATCACCTGCCTAACTACCTTGAGTTTAACGACCAAGCGCTTGAAGGCAAGTACGTTCGTTTCCCAGAGCGTGCTGAGTTGACGCAAGAAATCGACGTTAAACAAATCGTCGAGTTCTACAGCCGTTAA
- a CDS encoding sensor domain-containing diguanylate cyclase, producing MNNRNRDGNSNNHFAQAAAPVEQLQPEIWFMHEDINDADKPYLMPLLHESFGQWFREASEDKEAMQGSSFLFDWELHLIDSTGAVEGQELLWHEELRLLAAQVAATGSLATLSFGDPLNYAAAVPVRKRSNSEPFSIFIHIATSSAVEAEQQARLGALHFRSCFYRAFEHIYVQDLLLQQTRTEKDAKMRDALFMAAKRLYDQFDVTAVLSEMLSSLGQLYPSSEVNLFLSQDHLNGDVRVKPLIFKNAAHDIVAKAFMEGKPMTQKQRDGTIRLAVPMNGKQAAYGVLCISIDAERWDIANMPAFVLLADTAGSAFENAKLYEQSNLLINELRVINELAKRLNQSLKLKDIFKFAMNELLNIFEADYCSILQLDKDRNQFKVMSSNIPMLAREQFVPDYGFSGIINRTKEPLILSDYWQTRVVTSKMMDHTGSRSLIAAPIMVEDEVVGVIMVTHKNPHYFSYDNYKLLQIMSTHIALAVTNASLHSEVRRMVITDNLTGLHARHYLNEQILSRQRKDPLGSLVLVDVDHFKRINDTFGHQVGDRILIQVSEIIRTTIRQGDIAARWGGEELAVYLPGIRSEQAFRIAERIRLLVEEETDPKVTVSCGVSEWTFENEKISVESLFYRADMALYDAKNNGRNCIRLGVG from the coding sequence ATGAACAATCGAAACCGAGATGGAAATTCTAACAACCATTTTGCTCAGGCTGCGGCTCCTGTAGAGCAGTTGCAACCTGAAATATGGTTTATGCACGAAGATATTAACGATGCGGACAAGCCCTATTTAATGCCGTTGCTTCACGAAAGCTTCGGGCAATGGTTCAGGGAAGCAAGCGAAGACAAAGAAGCGATGCAGGGCAGCTCTTTCTTATTTGACTGGGAACTGCATTTAATTGATAGCACGGGTGCTGTGGAAGGGCAGGAACTGTTGTGGCACGAAGAGCTGCGGCTGCTAGCTGCACAAGTGGCTGCGACAGGCAGCTTAGCTACGCTGTCATTTGGAGACCCGCTTAATTATGCTGCTGCTGTTCCTGTCCGCAAACGCTCGAATAGTGAGCCCTTTAGCATATTTATACATATTGCCACAAGCAGTGCCGTCGAAGCCGAGCAGCAGGCAAGGCTTGGCGCCCTTCATTTCCGAAGCTGCTTCTATCGCGCTTTTGAACATATATATGTCCAGGATTTGCTGCTCCAGCAAACACGAACGGAGAAGGACGCAAAAATGCGGGATGCGCTTTTTATGGCAGCTAAGCGATTGTATGATCAATTCGATGTTACTGCCGTGCTGTCCGAAATGCTGAGCAGCTTGGGCCAGCTTTACCCAAGCTCCGAAGTTAATTTGTTTTTGTCACAGGACCATTTGAATGGCGACGTGCGCGTCAAGCCGCTTATTTTTAAAAATGCAGCACACGACATTGTCGCGAAAGCTTTCATGGAAGGCAAGCCGATGACGCAGAAGCAGCGTGATGGCACGATACGCCTTGCGGTTCCAATGAACGGCAAGCAGGCTGCTTACGGCGTGCTCTGCATCTCGATTGACGCTGAGCGCTGGGATATTGCAAATATGCCGGCCTTCGTGCTGCTTGCGGATACGGCGGGTTCTGCGTTTGAAAATGCCAAGCTTTACGAGCAGTCCAATTTGCTTATCAATGAGCTTCGTGTCATTAATGAACTGGCGAAACGGCTGAATCAATCGCTGAAGCTTAAGGATATATTCAAGTTTGCGATGAATGAGCTGCTTAATATTTTTGAAGCTGATTATTGCTCTATTCTCCAATTGGATAAAGATCGCAATCAATTTAAAGTGATGTCCAGCAATATTCCAATGCTTGCACGCGAGCAATTTGTGCCGGATTACGGCTTTAGCGGCATTATTAACCGCACGAAAGAACCGCTTATTTTATCAGATTATTGGCAAACCCGAGTCGTAACGTCTAAAATGATGGATCACACTGGCTCTCGCTCGCTTATCGCCGCACCTATTATGGTTGAAGATGAAGTAGTGGGCGTGATCATGGTTACACATAAAAACCCTCATTATTTCTCCTACGACAACTATAAGCTGCTCCAAATTATGTCCACACATATTGCCTTGGCGGTGACGAACGCTTCGCTGCATTCAGAAGTGAGGCGGATGGTCATTACGGACAATTTAACGGGGCTGCACGCCCGCCACTACCTGAATGAGCAAATTCTGAGCCGTCAGCGCAAAGATCCGCTAGGCTCACTTGTACTCGTCGATGTTGACCATTTTAAGCGCATTAATGATACATTCGGTCATCAGGTTGGGGATCGTATTTTAATTCAGGTTAGCGAAATTATACGGACCACGATTAGGCAGGGAGACATCGCTGCCAGGTGGGGCGGAGAGGAGCTGGCCGTATATTTGCCAGGCATCCGTTCTGAACAGGCTTTTCGGATTGCTGAACGTATACGTCTGCTTGTGGAAGAGGAGACGGACCCTAAAGTGACGGTTTCCTGCGGCGTGTCGGAATGGACGTTTGAAAATGAGAAAATCAGCGTTGAATCGTTATTTTATCGTGCAGATATGGCCTTATATGATGCGAAAAACAACGGAAGAAACTGTATTCGACTTGGGGTAGGGTAG
- a CDS encoding aminopeptidase, translated as MRDPRIQQLAANLAGYSIGVQPGENVLIEVIGSERELTKALIEEVAKLGGRPFVEITDPAVTRTLLRNGSKEQIEEWTKYDLQRMKQMDAYIGIRAGGNVNEMSDVPEDKIRLYEQIYRDAVHMDQRVKRTRWVVMRYPNESMAQLAKMSTESFEDFYFNVCNLDYAKMDRAMDPLQALMNKTDRVRIVSPGTDLTFSIKNIGSKKCSGHRNIPDGEVFSAPVRDSVQGTISYNAPSVYSGVTFSDICFTFENGKIIKATSNDTARLNEILDMDEGARYIGEFAIGFNPHILHPMNDTLFDEKIAGSLHFTPGRAYDETDNGNRSSVHWDLVLIQRPEYGGGEIYFDDVLIRKDGHFVIPELEALNSENLK; from the coding sequence ATGCGTGACCCAAGAATTCAGCAGCTAGCTGCCAATTTGGCAGGCTATTCCATTGGCGTTCAGCCGGGAGAAAATGTACTCATTGAAGTCATCGGCTCGGAACGCGAGTTGACGAAAGCTCTAATTGAAGAGGTAGCAAAGCTCGGCGGAAGACCATTTGTAGAAATTACAGACCCTGCGGTAACACGTACGCTGCTGCGAAACGGAAGCAAAGAGCAAATCGAAGAGTGGACGAAATATGATTTGCAGCGCATGAAGCAAATGGACGCTTACATCGGCATTCGTGCGGGCGGCAATGTCAATGAAATGAGTGATGTGCCGGAAGATAAAATACGGCTGTATGAGCAAATTTACCGCGATGCTGTACATATGGATCAGCGGGTCAAGCGCACGCGTTGGGTCGTTATGCGCTATCCGAACGAGTCGATGGCGCAGCTCGCAAAAATGAGCACGGAATCATTTGAGGATTTTTATTTTAACGTCTGTAATTTGGATTATGCGAAAATGGATAGAGCGATGGACCCGCTTCAGGCTTTGATGAACAAAACCGATCGTGTAAGAATTGTATCGCCAGGCACCGACCTTACTTTTTCCATTAAAAATATCGGCTCCAAAAAATGCTCCGGCCACCGCAACATTCCGGATGGAGAGGTTTTTTCGGCTCCTGTGCGAGACTCGGTACAGGGTACCATTTCCTACAATGCACCGAGCGTATATTCAGGAGTAACCTTCTCAGACATTTGCTTCACGTTTGAAAATGGAAAAATCATCAAGGCGACAAGTAATGATACAGCCCGCTTGAATGAGATTCTGGATATGGATGAGGGCGCACGTTATATTGGCGAATTTGCGATTGGCTTTAATCCGCATATTTTGCACCCGATGAATGATACTTTATTTGATGAGAAGATCGCGGGAAGCTTGCACTTTACACCGGGCCGCGCCTATGATGAAACGGACAATGGAAATCGGTCTTCCGTACACTGGGATCTCGTACTTATACAGCGTCCAGAATATGGCGGAGGGGAAATTTATTTCGACGATGTGCTTATCCGCAAGGACGGCCACTTCGTAATTCCAGAGCTCGAAGCATTAAATTCCGAAAATTTGAAATAA
- a CDS encoding HPr family phosphocarrier protein: MSNNAAIVEISQAAGQFRSSIVLQADNKYIDVKSILGLFTTLVGGHSYELHVHGPDAEEAKVAMAAVFAKHNLNVAVVSE, translated from the coding sequence ATGTCTAACAACGCAGCTATTGTAGAAATATCCCAAGCAGCAGGTCAATTCCGCTCATCAATCGTTCTGCAAGCAGACAACAAATATATTGATGTTAAAAGTATTTTGGGGTTGTTCACTACGCTGGTAGGCGGTCACTCCTACGAGCTTCACGTCCACGGACCAGATGCTGAAGAAGCAAAAGTCGCAATGGCAGCTGTTTTCGCTAAGCATAACCTGAATGTTGCAGTCGTTTCTGAATAA
- a CDS encoding YlaN family protein: protein MSSPEVTVQLHEKALRLLMEDAAKIEKLIEVQMENLTTRQCPLYEEVLDTQMYGFSREIDFAVRAGLIAEHSGKELLSRLERNLAQLYEALNRKE, encoded by the coding sequence ATGTCTTCACCGGAAGTCACGGTTCAATTGCATGAGAAAGCTCTTCGTCTCCTTATGGAGGATGCGGCTAAAATAGAAAAATTGATTGAGGTTCAGATGGAGAACTTGACGACCCGTCAATGTCCGCTGTACGAGGAAGTTTTGGACACGCAGATGTATGGATTCTCGCGGGAAATTGATTTTGCAGTACGCGCTGGATTGATCGCTGAGCATAGCGGCAAGGAGCTGTTAAGCCGATTGGAGCGCAATCTGGCTCAGCTTTACGAAGCGTTGAATAGAAAGGAGTAG
- the cax gene encoding calcium/proton exchanger: MRRKLFFTGLIVMFAFSAIAHFAHLDMTLQFAVSAIAIVFAAGFLGQATESVAHYAGQRLGGFLNATFGNAAELIIAFFLVKEGLFDMVKASITGSIIGNLLLVLGLSLLAGGLKYKQQHFNHQLAQHNSTLMMLAVIGLFVPAIFVGAEHFSLEKDHFLSLTVACILILSYVLWLLFSMVTHKQMLADNEMSNDHGDEPAWSKGRSVLMLVVATVMVAFISEWLVHTLDTFTTRFGLSELFVGAFIIAIVGNAAEHSAAIMLAMRNKIGAAVEIAIGSSLQIALFVAPVLIIASAVMGKTMDIIFTPIELTAIAVSVFIAKSVSGDGQTNWYEGALLLMVYCILGIAFYLV; the protein is encoded by the coding sequence GTGAGACGAAAGCTGTTTTTCACCGGATTAATCGTCATGTTTGCCTTCAGTGCAATCGCTCATTTCGCCCACCTAGACATGACGCTGCAATTTGCTGTTTCCGCTATAGCGATTGTATTTGCAGCGGGCTTTCTCGGGCAAGCGACCGAGAGCGTCGCTCATTATGCCGGCCAGCGGCTCGGCGGCTTCCTTAATGCGACCTTCGGCAACGCAGCCGAGCTGATTATCGCTTTTTTCCTCGTCAAGGAAGGGCTATTCGACATGGTAAAAGCGAGCATAACGGGCTCCATTATCGGCAATCTGCTGCTTGTTCTCGGGCTCAGTCTGCTCGCCGGGGGACTCAAATACAAGCAGCAGCATTTCAATCATCAGCTTGCTCAGCATAACTCAACCTTGATGATGCTCGCTGTCATCGGCTTGTTCGTACCAGCGATATTTGTTGGAGCCGAGCATTTCTCTCTGGAAAAGGATCATTTCCTCAGCCTGACCGTGGCCTGCATTTTGATCCTTTCGTATGTGCTCTGGCTGTTGTTCTCGATGGTGACGCACAAGCAGATGCTTGCCGACAACGAAATGAGTAATGACCATGGCGACGAGCCTGCCTGGTCTAAGGGCCGCTCCGTCCTCATGCTCGTTGTCGCCACCGTGATGGTCGCTTTTATTAGCGAGTGGCTGGTCCACACGCTAGATACGTTTACAACGCGTTTCGGGCTGTCTGAGCTGTTTGTCGGCGCATTCATCATCGCCATTGTCGGCAATGCCGCGGAGCATAGTGCAGCAATCATGCTGGCGATGAGGAATAAAATCGGTGCTGCCGTCGAAATTGCCATTGGAAGCAGCCTGCAAATCGCCCTGTTCGTCGCTCCCGTGCTCATTATCGCCAGCGCCGTTATGGGCAAGACGATGGACATTATTTTCACACCGATTGAGCTGACCGCTATTGCGGTATCTGTCTTTATAGCGAAGTCTGTATCGGGTGACGGCCAGACCAATTGGTACGAAGGCGCGCTGCTGCTAATGGTTTATTGTATTTTGGGCATTGCTTTTTATTTGGTATAA
- a CDS encoding Asp23/Gls24 family envelope stress response protein: MTEDLKTGIIRISDDVVATIAGLAALETPGIAAMSGGISEGLAKRLSGKNVQKGVSVEVGQLEAAIDLRIIVHYGIPIQEVCRQLQLNVRETVSNMTGLQVVEVNVKVEGVVFKEEEVLEEATAPRIK, encoded by the coding sequence ATGACCGAGGACCTAAAAACAGGCATTATTCGTATTTCTGATGACGTAGTAGCAACAATCGCGGGACTCGCCGCACTTGAGACTCCAGGTATAGCAGCCATGTCTGGCGGAATTTCCGAAGGGCTAGCAAAACGGCTAAGCGGAAAAAACGTGCAGAAGGGTGTTTCCGTGGAAGTCGGACAACTCGAGGCCGCAATTGATTTGCGTATTATCGTTCACTATGGCATTCCGATTCAGGAGGTATGTCGTCAGTTGCAGCTTAACGTAAGGGAAACGGTATCGAACATGACTGGTCTTCAAGTCGTTGAAGTGAATGTGAAAGTAGAAGGCGTTGTGTTTAAGGAAGAAGAGGTTCTTGAGGAAGCAACGGCTCCGCGTATAAAATAA
- the ftsW gene encoding putative lipid II flippase FtsW: MSKTQNGSRGRPDFLLLIFTLLLVGFGLVMVFSASSSIALYSPKYLNDPLYFVKKQAAFAAVGVFLMLLMMNIRYEFYKKSFLLFFIPVVILLAIVPFVSDNINGAHSWLKLGPLTIQPTEPAKLALILYLGALISKKGEKFRDFKKGLVPVLLVTGFICFLIMQQPDLGSCMVLAGCATIMIMAGGANLKQVFVTGGLMGLVLSVVVSISMAISPTKWSYRIARFTAFLDPVADKQDTGLQLVSSLQALGHGGLTGAGFGESVQKLHYLTYAYNDFIFAIIAEEFGFIGASLFILFFLAFLWRGLIVALRCSDHYGTIIGVGIVGLFSIQAFINIGGVTGTIPLTGVTLPFISYGGSSLMACLMCIGVLLSISREANRNAKPKNKRQS; the protein is encoded by the coding sequence ATGAGCAAAACGCAAAACGGCAGCCGTGGCAGGCCAGATTTTCTGCTTCTTATTTTCACGCTTCTGCTCGTCGGTTTTGGGCTCGTGATGGTATTCAGCGCGAGCTCAAGCATTGCCTTGTATTCACCAAAGTATTTGAATGATCCGCTTTATTTTGTTAAAAAACAGGCTGCTTTTGCAGCCGTAGGCGTATTCCTCATGCTTTTAATGATGAATATACGTTATGAGTTTTACAAGAAATCTTTTTTACTTTTCTTTATTCCTGTTGTTATTCTGCTTGCAATCGTTCCTTTTGTGAGTGATAACATTAACGGTGCTCACAGCTGGCTGAAGTTAGGGCCGCTAACTATACAGCCAACGGAGCCCGCAAAGCTGGCGCTTATTTTATATTTGGGAGCGCTTATTTCCAAAAAAGGCGAGAAATTCCGCGACTTCAAAAAAGGTCTCGTTCCCGTCCTTCTTGTTACTGGCTTCATCTGTTTCCTAATTATGCAGCAGCCGGATTTGGGCTCCTGTATGGTGCTCGCAGGCTGCGCAACCATTATGATTATGGCCGGTGGTGCCAACCTGAAGCAGGTATTCGTAACCGGCGGACTAATGGGGCTCGTGCTTTCCGTTGTAGTCAGCATTTCTATGGCGATCAGCCCGACAAAGTGGTCTTACCGGATTGCGCGATTTACTGCTTTTTTGGACCCTGTCGCGGACAAGCAGGATACAGGACTTCAGCTCGTTTCCTCGTTACAGGCTTTAGGGCATGGCGGCTTGACCGGGGCTGGATTCGGCGAGAGCGTACAAAAGCTGCATTATTTGACCTATGCGTATAATGACTTTATATTTGCCATCATCGCGGAGGAATTTGGCTTTATTGGAGCCTCGCTTTTTATTTTATTTTTTCTAGCTTTTTTATGGCGTGGTCTGATCGTCGCTTTGCGCTGCTCGGATCATTACGGCACCATTATCGGCGTCGGCATTGTAGGTTTGTTCAGCATTCAGGCATTTATAAACATCGGCGGAGTAACTGGCACTATACCTTTGACGGGAGTAACGCTTCCTTTCATCAGCTATGGCGGCTCGTCGCTTATGGCCTGTCTCATGTGTATCGGCGTTTTGCTTAGCATTTCACGAGAAGCGAATCGCAATGCAAAACCGAAAAACAAACGTCAAAGCTAA
- a CDS encoding YugN family protein — protein sequence MIIENTGLNGVQSELFHLDESAEKLGFVRWQWEYYRATYDLKLEDKATNAEYFLRINTRAVEGKLESPHAVLAIEAVYIGKATFPHGMEYESPVPQPILNTATQRLQQLKQLLE from the coding sequence ATGATTATTGAGAATACCGGTTTGAACGGTGTTCAGAGCGAGCTGTTCCATTTGGATGAGTCAGCAGAAAAGCTCGGCTTTGTTCGTTGGCAATGGGAATACTACCGCGCTACATATGATTTGAAACTGGAAGATAAAGCTACGAACGCTGAGTACTTTTTGCGCATCAACACGCGTGCCGTTGAAGGAAAGCTTGAGTCTCCACATGCTGTACTTGCGATTGAAGCCGTATACATCGGCAAAGCAACATTCCCGCATGGTATGGAGTACGAATCCCCGGTGCCGCAGCCTATTTTGAACACAGCTACGCAGCGATTGCAGCAACTAAAGCAATTGCTTGAGTAG